CGGAACGGGACACTAATGGGACATTGTTGCATGCATCTCCCCGTTAAGAGCTGCCCGTTGCGGAGACCAGTCTCCATCCGAGGAGGCGACGCGCCTGACACACGTAGCGCGATATGGAGTGTGCGGTGACGCCACTCCCCatgcgagtgggcgtcgttttgACCGTTAGAGTTTTACTTTAAAACAAATcagaacaaatataaaaaaatttacactttgcaaaatattattgtttttcacttttttttcattttttaacctTTAATTCATCACCCATTTTATTCACATAAAAACTATCTCTcgctcattcatctctcattttTCTCTATAAAAATTATCATATGCATTCTTAATTGAAGTATGTCAAAAGGCATGGCACGAGACTGACGAAACCAAGCGACCCCCAAACTTCCACAACTCTTTTAATTGGAATGTTGTTCGTCGTTGTAACAGCAAACACTTTCCGAAACGAGCGACACATCACCTAACAATTGCACTCCTCATGTCTCGTCTGAACATGCCGTTGCCGCCGGAAAAGTAATTTTTTATgcttttttaatttgaattatgtaagttttaatttttaggaatttataatttcatttttcaagtttttaattaagttttattATTAACAAAgtatttttactaattttatttttaaattaaagaatATAATAGTGAGATCTACGAATAGTTAAGGTATGAGAAAGATTGTTGCAGTTATTGTCTCTTAGTTCAGAGatgcaataaaaaaattctaCTACTATTTTAAAGTGGCTGGAGACCCATAAATAATTAAGGGTCAGCTCTCTGCGGAGAATACTGTTGTGAATGCTcttctaaaattaattttatgattaaattattgttataatTAGTGGATTCAGAATTTTTGATTTGGGGTGCGATAAATAAGTATAATGACTCGGAACTTCAAAATCCGACTTTAGCATTAATTAAGATTAACATAATATACCTTAATActtgaatttaaaatatataataccGACATAATGTTTATTGTatacaataaaaattactatagcAAGTTACttcaatttatataaataaaaaaattaaagcatttatttgaattatacaCTATAGCACTAAGGCAATGTTTATTGTAcaagaaaatatatataatgttgTTGTACAGAAGCAAAATATGTGTCAATTTACTTCAATttttatagagaaaaaaataaaggccattcatttaaaatatataacaCTAGACTAGTGTAATGTTTATTTATTGTATAGAAGAATTGTCAGTTAACTACAGACCGAAACATAAACTAAGTGAAATACGGATGCACCACAAGACTCCTTAGTAATAAGTACATCcaaatatatggagtactagTAATTAACATGAAATTTGGGGATACAGTGTAATTAATACACGTGTTTCACCACCTTTGGTGTaggtacgagttttaaaaaatactataaagaATAGcgagttggaaaagttagtaaaatataagacttagtatttttttatattatttatataacaaaataaaatctgaataaaatgagttaatggaatataatacctaataaaaatgaaatatgactttTATTATTGAAATAACAAAATAGGACTCTTCTGTTTAGACTGAAGGAGCAATAGATATAGtaattaataagaaaaaaaatgagtgaTTAACCAATTTGAGTCCGTCGCGCTTAATTACAAATGGCTTCACTAAATAAAAAGGTCTCCATTTCCACCAAAATCAAGAGCGAAAGCTGAAATCAAAAATAGAAGAAAGGGGAAATACGTCGATTCTCTCTACCTCGCGCTTCCCCAGTAAATAGGAAAACAAAATATTTGTTCTAAAGCTCGCCtgtttcagtttcagtttcttCAATCACCTGAGGTGATTTTCTCTCTCTGGAGCTCAAATTATTCTTTGTATACATTTCTGTGTGTTTGAGCGCGCGATTATAGATTCTGTGTTACATTAAATGCATGAGGATTTGTAGTCACCAGCCATAACTTACTTTGCGGAAACAATTGGATCCCGCTTTGTTTGACTGATAACATTTATCCATGGTTTGCTGTAGGatttattagtaatttgatGAATTTGAAAATTGTCGGGATTCCTGCTGCTGCTTCGGGGCGAATTAGACAAGGGGGCGATTTGGTGAAATGGTCGACGGTTTGAAATCGGAAACCCTAATGGAGATTTCTGGTGATAAGGGGGTTTTGAGTGGTGGAGTTAGGGTTTCGGAGGAACCTAAGGTTTCGACTGAGGTGACTGTAATTAGATCAAATGAGAGCAAGTCTGTTGAATCTAGCAACTTAGGAAGCAATGATAAGGTACCTCGCAGCCATAGGTGGGAATCATGGGGGGTTATGAATATGGTTAGCAGAGTGCTGGGTGGAAAGCTTTATGTGGATGATGATGAGGTGAAGGATGTAAATGATTCCAAGAATAGGGGCCAGGTGAATGTGTTTGGGGGTGTAAATTCGTTGCAGGATCTGATTGGGGAGAAGACATCTGACAATCAGGGTGAGGTGAATTTGGTGGTGGATGTGAATGCTCGTGAGGATGTGATTGGGGAGTTGCCATCTGCAAATGGAATTGATATTAAGAGAATGGATATCAACAGTGAACCTGCAAAGTTAGTTTTAGATTGTCCAGTTGAGGAAAATATAAATGTTAACCAAGATTTGGTCTCTCATGACATAGTGCCAGATGGGAATCTGGAAACTGAGGAAATATATAATGTTGAAGATGAGGTGTTGAGAACGGCAGGATTTGAGAAAACTGAGGAAGTAAGTGATGTTAAGGCTGATGTGAAAACCGAGGAAGTAAGTGATGTTGAGGCTGATGTGATGATACCAAAAGGGGATGTACAACTAGATTTGCATATTAATGAAATTGTTCCAGAAGTCATATTGGAATCGGGAGAAAATTTTAAAGCTGATTCAGAGGAAGTAAATGATATTAAGGCTGACATGTTTCCAAAAGAATATGGCAGAAAAACAGAGAAGGAAGAGGAATATCATGTGTCAGATCTAGTTTGGGGCAAGGTTAGGAGCCATCCTTGGTGGCCGGGGCAAATATGTGCTCCCTCCGCTGCATCTGATAATGCAAAAAAGTATTGTAAGAAAGAAAATTATTTGGTGGCATATTTTGGGGATCAATCGTTTGCATGGAATGATGAATCAAAGCTCATGCCTTTCAAAAAGTATTTCTCCGAAATGGTGAAACAGACTAACACAGATAGATTCTCTCGTGCTTTGAGCTGTGCCCTGGATGAGGTTGCTCGACGAACTGAGTTTGGCCTTTCGTGTCCATGTTGGGCCCAGGAGGTGCGTGATGAGAAAAAATTTCAAGTTGTTGAAAATGCTGGAATTCGAGAAGAATCAAGTATTATAGCTGGTGGGGACAATGTCTCTAGTGCAACTGCATTTTTACCTGGAGATGTTATACAATTCCTAGAATCATTGGCTAAATGCCCGCAGTCCAATCAAGATAGGTTGGAATTTACAATATCAAAAGCTGAATTGCAGGCCTATACTAGATGGAAGGGTTACCATGAGCTCCCTGTCTTTGAGGAGTGCATTGGATTATCAGAGGATGATATTCGATCCATTGCAATGGGAGATGGAGGTGATCCCACTGAAGTTCCAGTTTCTGATGCTGCAAATAATATTCCATCTAAAAGGAGAAAGTCGACAGCTGATAATGGTTCTTCAGGTGACGAAGAGCGCccaaagagaaaagaaaagttcATGTCTGTCTTGTTGGCCTTGGGCAGCTCGTGTTCACAGAACAATGATAAGGTATATGTGAGGAAGACCTCCAAAAGGGTCATCTCCTCTTCCAAGAGTCCTGAAATGGTTGGTTATACATGCAATAATTCTAGTGGTAAAAAACAGAAGACTCTGCAAGCATCTGGCGCAGCTGCGCCTGCCTCTGGAATTGCTGCGAAAGTGGAAAAGGTTGGTGCTGGAGAGTCTCAGATAGTGGAAATCATTCCGGCTGAGACCCCTACTCCTGAGATGGTTCTTTCGGAGCTCATTTTGATTGCGAAAAGGCCCCTGCAAGTGATAGATGTGATTATTCCAGTAGTTGGCTGGCTTCGTGATTTCAGGAACTTGATTTGTTTAGAAAAACCTAGTCTCTCGGATCAAGGAGAAGATTTGGGAAAGCAAAAGGAGGAGTTATCCTATCCAAAGGCAGATATACCATGATTCGGGGAATGTCTCAAGATCAGGCAATGTCTGAATCTCAGAAGTCTTACCAGAGGGTGATCAACCAGAAGCTGATGTTGCTAAAGTCGGATGATAACAATGAAAGCAACAATGCTGTGGATTTGGATACCAGGAACCAATCTGCTCCGACAAATAGTTTCAGAGGAACGTTATACAACAGCTTTGATCCCCATTCCCCAACTTCAAAAGTTGGATTCTATTCCATCTGTCCATCAAGAATCTGAACAAGATATTTAGCCATGACCGAACTTTGGATGAATAGGGACCTAAATATTAAGCAAAAGCAGGCGCGTAAAGGTAGTTTTCAATAGGCCAGCAGATGCTGGGAAGTACAGCATCTTTGGGTCATCGCGGAACATAGTAAATGTCAGCAAATcttaaagaagaagaagaagaaacaagGCGAGCAGCGGGGAAGACATGTATCAGAAAGTCGACGCTGGTTGAAATTGGTGAGGATGAATTCAAATGTTGTACCATTGTAATGGGCACGTAGAAGTGTAGAACACTTGTAGTAGTTGTTATGATATACATTGTGCAAAGGATAGAACAGGTAGCTACTGACCTATTGTTTCATTTTGGGTATTTTGTGGTAAGGAACAAGACTAATAATAATCACTTTGACTGCATCTTTTACTTATCAACTAGTACATTTTTTTTGGATGTAAATATGAACATTTTTTATGATTGTTATTAACGTAGTAACTTTGCTGCCTGcctctttttatttattttggtataCTACATAGATGTGTTGTGATATGACTGGGCATTGCAATTTTTTGGAGATTGGCTCTTGAAACTTTAATTCAGATTATTATTATTGCAATTCTTAATTTGTTAATTCGAGacagttttttttaactatggaTGCAGGGTGGTAAATTCTTAAGCTTTAATTATCCATTAACTTCTTTgctaattaaatttgtttttacTAGTACTAAACAACTCATATACTAGTATACAACTAGTTTTAACCCACGTGCGATGCACgactaaatatttttttttatcatacggttttaaattgttaattgattaatacaagatcaagttttgattccgaaaacaaattggtgatattgcaagttttaaaattggacgatagcttttcaaacctcaaaacggttttaaaattgtattttgaagTATAAAAATTGTGTGTAATATAATATTGTCACAAAATTGTGTATaatcttttttgtattttgtatccatttaaattagtactatactttatcatagtcgagcttcattacattgcaatatagtgaccctaatacgctaaaaacccaaaccttgaaacctaaatcctaaacccttaacgttaaaatataatcatcatgaccaacaaatgagtcaaatataaataaaatcctccctccgtcccagttcaacattactttgttaatcactttaaaacaaactttaataatagaaaaaaaaataaaaagaatatcataACTTCATGTTAAACAGTATGAAGAGTATTGGAAAATATGGAGGGAGTGAAAAACGTGATGaaaaaaatgtgagtgaaaaacgtgatgaaaaaaatgtgagtggataaattaccaaatgtcatatatctatagtccaaaaaatagaagataactccgcaaaactttttcactttcttcacctattattacaaattttaaaaccttttaatttcccaaaaatttaaaactaagtGTTACGTAAATGttatcaaattttggaaaatgaatgacAATAATTTCCGCCATTGTATTTGTATGAAATGAGTAAcgaataaatgtataataaattttggaaaatgaaatggaaggcCATTGAAGCAATAATCTCAGAAAtatggctatgtgtgaaacgaattcgggtctgagtagggccgcaaaccttatcaggctgtgtacactggtgggaacgggagccgtccttgctagtcggccggtctcgtgggcgaatagtgtggccacactttcgtcgcactgtggaaacatgatgtgattgttgggtTGTTGAGAAAGTGAGGGAGATtgtttgtctggccagactatgaaactgtttttgtctCTTGAAAGCAAGTATTAAAGCAGTAATGTAGTTCTTGAAAGCAAGAGAGGTAAACCAGTCTGTCAATATCTTGAATTGTTTATAATTTCATGTATATTGAGTAATCGGTGATGTGATAATTCTACGAGTTAAGTAAGGTAAAACCGAATAGCAGCAAATCTCCAACTAAACTATGTCTTCCCATATGATAATATCTATTTTTTCAAACCAACAGCTTGTGGATTCATATCTTGGTGTAGAATGGTTACTTTTGAAGTTTTTTCAAGGCAAAAGTGTACCTGCAAAAATAAGTGAAGATTTTGCAAAATAGTTGCCCAcgtatattttttaattgtttgtaataatataatgaatagaataaaattaaaaacagaaattaGATTAAATAGCTAGGAGAGAAAGATAATACTCCACATGATTTGACGGACAGAAGCATCTCTActgaaatagtatttttttgattaatagaattggtatttatagaagatttGATAGTAACTCAATgatatagtattatttattgtaaattaaattaataataaatatccTTTATATCTTGTGACCTTTCAAATTATTCAAGTGGAAGTGaagagacaaaacacatttttttttaaaaattaaatttggcCGCTTGTAGCGGCACACTACGCACCTTTGTGAGAaagtttttattcttaaatgtctagagtgtagtatttaaattatatatttaagcttaaatgataatttcataaatACCCCAAAACTCTCCCTTTATATATAAGTTAAGTCTAAATTAATCCGTAAATTTGGCAAAAACAAATACGCACATATTACTATTAATATGATGTTAGtctaaattaatatacttaTGTTTGTTTTATGAATAATAAACATTTACATTTACATATCAATACATTAatagaatttaaattttactataCAAAGTGTATTGATGTGCTAATGCAACTAATAGttacatatatattttaaaaaattaaggtGAGCAAAGACAATAACATTTTATATTTACATGCATGTCAttgtatattattttcatttaataattacaaatacaatattaaaattcaataaGACAGTTTAATATTATAACGGTAATTTACGACTAAAAAAACTTTCATCAACCTCAACATGGCTATCATTTTGTGCATTTAATGCATAAGATTGTGTGGCCGATTTGGTTGCATCCATTTCCATAAGTATCCATTTTTTTGTGACTCGCGTATATAGACCAGTATTTCAAAGAGAATCATTTTTTGTAACTCTCGGATATGGTAAATGCCATAATGTCAGGAAAGACTTTCatataaaataacataaaaatatattttctagatatttacatgaaatatttaaaatattagtaaccAATACTAAAAATAGATTTCGATCAAAAAATTATAACAAATGACAATACACTCGAGAGTAATAATTCACAAATTATTAGCAATACTATTCGCACTCTAATATACTTACCATATGAAATTAAGTAATAGCAATAGAAAAACGTATCAACGCGTAAGAAATTGAAGGAAAGGGATTGTAATTTTTCAAATTGGCCAAactatttacaaaaaatatagaaatatctTGGACTTTCGTATCAACAAACATGAAAATGTATATATGGAGTACTTACAAACATTAATTCTAGCCACCACCATCATCACCACATGTACACTAAATACTCTTTTCATATTGTTCTACAAATTTCAAATCCTTTGTCACTGCAAACTTCAAGACCGATGttaattctattttttcaaaacgatcGTCAGATGAAGACCGGCGTTAATTCTATTGCTCCAACACTGCCACTAACTGAAGTAGTAGCGCTTCCACCTGAAAGGTACTATTTTGTTCAAACATGTTGTGGTTTCCAATTGTGGTGCAGATTtgttagaaaaaaaatgttaagatatgatgtcAGTTGAACTTACATATTGCTCTTTTCCTCTTCTAATCTCTTCTTTCGTTTTCTTGCGGCAATCCATGTTGCTGCAAAAATATAGGTTACATGATATTGCAAACAAATATGAagattttcaatataaaaaatatatcaaatcatAAACGAGAAATTTCGAAATAAGgggttaaattcgctgacctttcgtaattagggattcaattcgctgacctttcgtaatttgggattgagGCATGCGTATTCTTCAGAATAAGggatttgtgatattttatcttatttatgttcttttttaatattatttcactCTAACCATTTATCAATTTCCTATATTACCCTTCAAATTTTTACCTAAATTCTACTTCAAGATTTTGAAGATCCAACGTTCAAACTTTTACCTGAGGTTATGTGGTGTGGTGGTAACAATCATATAAAAAATTGCTCTTTCTTGTTTACAATTTTGTCATGATCCTGTTGCTACCTCGACTTCCGATTTACGAAGAATAATTTTAaccaaacacaaataaaaataaaaatagaatatatGATTCACATGTTGAAAATAACGTAATGCGAATATAATTTAGATTATACTATCCTTTTTACAATATCATAATTacaacattttcattttcttcaataAAATGATTAGTGTTTAATTAGTGTACATAATATAATATGTGTACATAATACTATATTTGTTGCATTTATTAAAAGGGGAATAGTTTAATTAGAGGTTGGGAATTTGGTTTAGAGGTATATAACATAATATGTGTACATAATACTATATTTGTCGCATTTATTAAAAGGGGAATAGTTTAATTAGAGGTTgggattttgaaatttgaacatTGGATCTTCTAAATTACAAAGAACTAGAATTTAGGTAAAAATTTGAAGGGGTAATTTAGGTAATTGATAAATGGTTAGagggaaataatattaataaagaatataaataagataaaatatcacaaatccCTTATTCTGAACAATACGCATGCCTCGATCCCAAATTACGAAAGGCCagcgaattgaatccctaattacgaaaggtcagcgaatttaacccCTTATTCTGAAATCTCTCAATCATAAACATAGAGAATACAATCtacatattaaattaaaaatcattaaTAGAGAGACGATGATACACAATATAGACATGCATTTGATTAAAGGAATCCAAATTTATAGAAAATGTAATACCTTTTGGCATTCTTCTCAATCTTAATTATTTGCAGTTATCCTAATGCCAtttattatggagtaatttaAACAAATAATTGGTAGTGCAAAATTTTTTTGACCTTTCATATGATGTAACTGCAAAATTAATGTAGAGGCCCTTTAGTCACACGTTTTTAACCTTAATCACACATTTAGAGATCCTTTAATCATATAGTTTTAatattcatttaaatatttataatggcACATTAAAATTccaaaccaaaatttttaattttccaaaatgcccccaaaactcaacttttatatatatatagatttgtTTCTGGCATGGTTACAGCTCTTTTCTTGTTAAAGGAGTAAATGTGACTATAGTCAAGAGATCGTCCtataatttcattatttaaaattttaatgcatttgtTGTAATTCATCCATGTAATAATAGGTGGTTGTCTCAGACATGTGTTATAAATCTAAGTCATTTTTGGTGTTGGCTGTTGAACACATGCTAGTACATAATATTATGAGGTGATAGTTGGAAATGTTTGTATTATGAACTCAACTCACGTCTAATCTTATGTTAATTGAAATTTGATGTCATCCACTATCAAACTGCACAAATTATAACATCCAACACGAATTATAGAACATAAAACCGTGTATATTGTTTTTAAAACAGCTCGATATTTTTTATTAGCCccttaaatgaaattaaaaaattcctCAATGAATCTATATCTCTTTTCTTAATGTTAAACACCATCATTAA
This sequence is a window from Salvia splendens isolate huo1 chromosome 14, SspV2, whole genome shotgun sequence. Protein-coding genes within it:
- the LOC121763474 gene encoding uncharacterized protein LOC121763474 translates to MVDGLKSETLMEISGDKGVLSGGVRVSEEPKVSTEVTVIRSNESKSVESSNLGSNDKVPRSHRWESWGVMNMVSRVLGGKLYVDDDEVKDVNDSKNRGQVNVFGGVNSLQDLIGEKTSDNQGEVNLVVDVNAREDVIGELPSANGIDIKRMDINSEPAKLVLDCPVEENINVNQDLVSHDIVPDGNLETEEIYNVEDEVLRTAGFEKTEEVSDVKADVKTEEVSDVEADVMIPKGDVQLDLHINEIVPEVILESGENFKADSEEVNDIKADMFPKEYGRKTEKEEEYHVSDLVWGKVRSHPWWPGQICAPSAASDNAKKYCKKENYLVAYFGDQSFAWNDESKLMPFKKYFSEMVKQTNTDRFSRALSCALDEVARRTEFGLSCPCWAQEVRDEKKFQVVENAGIREESSIIAGGDNVSSATAFLPGDVIQFLESLAKCPQSNQDRLEFTISKAELQAYTRWKGYHELPVFEECIGLSEDDIRSIAMGDGGDPTEVPVSDAANNIPSKRRKSTADNGSSGDEERPKRKEKFMSVLLALGSSCSQNNDKVYVRKTSKRVISSSKSPEMVGYTCNNSSGKKQKTLQASGAAAPASGIAAKVEKVGAGESQIVEIIPAETPTPEMVLSELILIAKRPLQVIDVIIPVVGWLRDFRNLICLEKPSLSDQGEDLGKQKEELSYPKADIP